In Methylacidiphilum infernorum V4, a single window of DNA contains:
- the rnpA gene encoding ribonuclease P protein component: MIVIPLHDYSTLILSDEMAFRNPAVLNNKFSRKLIAKKKKEIALFFSKGKKFSSSFFILFLLSTEYQSFPKVFFAVSKKVNRACQRNLIKRRMREIFRQHPFFKLSPFAFGWIAKEKALKAPFEELKTDMIKLGEKAMQGDKLKI; encoded by the coding sequence TTGATCGTCATACCCCTTCATGATTACAGTACCCTGATCTTATCTGATGAAATGGCTTTTAGAAATCCGGCGGTTTTGAACAACAAGTTTTCCCGTAAACTTATTGCTAAAAAGAAAAAGGAAATAGCGCTTTTTTTCTCCAAGGGAAAAAAGTTTTCCTCCTCTTTTTTTATCCTTTTTCTTTTGTCCACGGAGTATCAATCCTTCCCCAAAGTCTTTTTTGCCGTCTCTAAGAAAGTGAATAGAGCCTGCCAAAGGAACTTGATCAAGAGGAGAATGAGGGAGATTTTTAGGCAGCATCCTTTTTTTAAACTTTCTCCTTTTGCCTTTGGTTGGATCGCCAAGGAAAAAGCCTTGAAAGCCCCTTTTGAGGAATTGAAAACAGATATGATCAAATTGGGTGAGAAAGCGATGCAGGGGGATAAACTTAAAATATGA
- the yidD gene encoding membrane protein insertion efficiency factor YidD, translating into MKKVVFFLLDFYRYGLSSFRQTLGMYGVCRYYPTCSQYCREAVQKHGIIHGLYLCLRRLMRCHPWGAAGWDPVPEKSNLGIKRTKKADHPLKKKVSLMRVMHLFFK; encoded by the coding sequence ATGAAAAAAGTTGTTTTTTTTCTTTTAGATTTTTATAGGTACGGCTTGAGTTCCTTTCGCCAGACATTGGGGATGTATGGGGTATGCCGGTATTATCCAACCTGTTCGCAGTATTGCCGGGAAGCGGTTCAAAAACATGGCATCATCCATGGCTTGTATCTTTGCTTGCGGAGGTTGATGAGGTGTCATCCCTGGGGGGCAGCAGGCTGGGATCCTGTTCCGGAAAAATCGAACTTGGGGATAAAAAGGACAAAAAAAGCGGATCATCCTTTGAAAAAGAAAGTTTCATTGATGAGGGTAATGCATTTATTTTTTAAATAG
- the yidC gene encoding membrane protein insertase YidC, translated as MDKKGWIGFGISLVLLLAWQIYVEYRYVRQQPSPVEQTPSALPNSSEETASGQQPLNNQQENQTLGPLESFEKSPDLGKEIVHYLENDKIRVAFTSWGGAIQNIELKEHFFRGPKGKENILLNRFDEEPLLNLSGWDSKYNLSGYQSESKEGKIFFRRDLPGGVTVERIFSLGQDYQVIMEQRLINRSSLPVTLPSYRVNMGLASPIHIKEAIQNLAVNWLTLKGSRFGRIGLPDFNAAGFLGLFYWRGPRTVISSPNEPLRWVAVKNQYFAIVVSPPSTLPPIQIEAVPVELSQFPLEQSSQAQVPVGIKAWAYFPELSLQPNSILSVQFKTYGGPKEYARLKKLGDHIDRVMEYGMWGWVVKPLVWCMVHFHSFIPNYGLDIILFTLLLKGIFWPLQSKANRNMKAMQALSPKLKELQARYKDQPDKMQAEMMKLYREYGVNPLGGCLPMLVQIPIFIGFYTMLQGSVELRNQSFLWIRDLTKPDTIFHIPTLGLDINPLPLIMVGTQILLSRMTPQASDNPQLKVFQWMPVFFLVFFYNFASALSLYWTVNNLVTIVQTYRNLKKPLPVLHRVKKQKPSHKISMIKR; from the coding sequence ATGGATAAAAAAGGTTGGATAGGTTTTGGAATTTCCCTCGTTTTACTTTTGGCATGGCAGATTTACGTGGAATATCGCTATGTCAGGCAACAGCCTAGTCCAGTTGAACAAACACCCTCAGCCCTACCTAACTCCTCCGAGGAAACTGCTTCCGGCCAACAGCCATTAAATAATCAACAAGAGAATCAAACCCTTGGTCCGCTAGAAAGCTTTGAGAAATCTCCAGATCTTGGTAAAGAAATAGTCCATTACCTCGAAAATGATAAAATTCGTGTAGCCTTCACTTCCTGGGGAGGGGCTATTCAAAATATAGAGCTTAAAGAACACTTTTTTCGGGGACCGAAAGGCAAAGAAAATATCCTGCTTAATCGATTTGATGAGGAACCTCTACTTAACCTTTCCGGTTGGGATTCCAAGTATAACCTCAGCGGCTATCAATCTGAAAGCAAAGAAGGGAAAATTTTCTTTCGAAGGGATCTTCCAGGCGGAGTAACGGTAGAAAGAATTTTTTCCTTAGGTCAAGACTATCAAGTTATAATGGAACAACGGCTCATTAATAGATCCTCTTTGCCGGTAACCCTTCCCAGCTATAGAGTAAACATGGGATTGGCCTCCCCTATTCACATCAAGGAGGCGATTCAAAATCTGGCTGTCAATTGGCTTACATTGAAAGGTTCTCGATTTGGACGCATCGGGCTTCCCGATTTTAATGCTGCTGGGTTTTTGGGGCTGTTTTACTGGCGAGGGCCTCGGACGGTCATTAGTAGCCCCAATGAACCTTTGCGATGGGTTGCTGTAAAAAACCAATATTTTGCCATCGTGGTTTCTCCCCCTTCAACGCTTCCTCCTATTCAAATTGAAGCCGTCCCGGTTGAACTTTCTCAATTTCCTCTCGAACAAAGTAGCCAAGCTCAAGTCCCTGTAGGCATTAAAGCTTGGGCGTATTTTCCTGAGCTTTCCCTTCAGCCAAATTCTATCCTGAGTGTTCAGTTCAAGACTTATGGAGGACCTAAAGAATATGCCCGTCTCAAAAAGCTCGGCGATCACATCGACAGGGTAATGGAATACGGGATGTGGGGATGGGTGGTTAAGCCATTGGTATGGTGCATGGTTCATTTCCATTCTTTCATTCCTAATTATGGCCTAGATATCATTTTATTCACCTTGCTTCTTAAGGGGATATTTTGGCCCTTGCAGTCTAAAGCCAACCGGAATATGAAGGCGATGCAGGCCCTTTCTCCAAAACTCAAGGAACTTCAAGCCCGCTACAAGGATCAACCGGATAAGATGCAAGCAGAAATGATGAAACTCTACCGGGAATATGGAGTAAATCCTCTCGGCGGCTGCTTGCCTATGCTCGTTCAAATTCCTATTTTTATCGGCTTTTACACGATGCTTCAAGGTTCCGTCGAGTTAAGAAATCAATCGTTTTTATGGATTAGGGATTTGACCAAACCTGATACTATTTTCCACATTCCCACTCTCGGTCTCGATATTAATCCCTTACCCTTGATCATGGTTGGAACACAAATTCTCTTGTCCCGCATGACTCCGCAAGCTTCAGATAATCCTCAACTGAAGGTTTTTCAATGGATGCCCGTTTTCTTTCTGGTTTTTTTCTATAACTTTGCTTCGGCGCTTTCCCTTTACTGGACGGTTAATAACTTGGTCACTATCGTGCAAACTTATCGAAACTTGAAAAAACCTCTTCCCGTCTTGCATCGAGTGAAAAAGCAGAAGCCTTCTCATAAAATTTCGATGATAAAACGATGA
- the nadB gene encoding L-aspartate oxidase, protein MEKIETDYLVIGGGIAGLFFALEASRFGQVAVLLKNTFNTSSSWYAQGGISCVGSSEDTFESHISDTLKAGDGLCDAQVVKSFVEEAPQRINDLIRYGVPFSKDEKGNYDLGLEAGHSHRRIYHVKDHTGMAIIETLKKEVLQRSRITLWENHLAVDLIISQNGCFGAYVYDKETNRLKAFLSAHTLLSTGGCGALYLHTTNPSSATGDGIAMAYRAGAILKNMEMIQFHPTCFFQLTTQKFLISEAVRGEGAKIINPDGKSFLQAFDPRAELAPRDIVSRAIFMEMKAHHYPYVFLDIRGRQRKWLEERFPYIFSFCLSQGIDMSKDLVPVAPAAHYQCGGVATDAWGRTSIPGLWAAGEVACTGFHGANRLASNSLLEAVIVAGRAARLSAEEKRSYSSRDLFNIKEKDLVLERDCKRDAEIKKAIAKIREVMWENVGIVRCVPGLKKAQKEIEFLIDFLKSQKKEEAMSLLQLEAQNIALTASIVVESALRRKESRGAHWVSDYPQKQDVPKDTLISFASSSV, encoded by the coding sequence ATGGAAAAAATAGAAACGGATTATCTGGTCATTGGAGGTGGTATTGCAGGTCTGTTTTTTGCCCTGGAAGCATCTCGATTTGGCCAGGTAGCTGTTTTGCTTAAGAATACATTCAATACTTCCAGTTCATGGTATGCCCAGGGTGGCATTTCCTGTGTCGGTTCTTCCGAAGATACATTTGAGTCTCATATCTCTGACACTCTCAAAGCCGGTGATGGTTTGTGTGATGCCCAGGTAGTGAAGTCTTTTGTTGAGGAAGCACCACAGCGGATTAACGACTTAATCCGTTATGGAGTACCCTTTAGCAAGGATGAAAAGGGAAATTATGACTTAGGGCTAGAAGCCGGTCATTCTCATCGAAGAATATATCATGTCAAAGACCATACGGGGATGGCTATCATCGAGACATTAAAGAAAGAAGTGTTACAAAGAAGTCGGATAACCCTATGGGAAAATCACTTGGCTGTCGATCTTATTATTTCCCAAAATGGATGTTTTGGAGCCTACGTTTACGACAAAGAAACGAACCGTTTGAAAGCCTTTCTCTCTGCCCATACTCTTTTATCTACAGGTGGGTGTGGCGCCCTTTATCTCCATACCACAAACCCTTCCAGTGCGACGGGCGATGGAATTGCGATGGCCTATAGGGCAGGGGCCATTCTTAAAAACATGGAAATGATTCAATTTCATCCCACCTGTTTTTTTCAATTAACTACTCAAAAGTTTTTAATCAGTGAAGCGGTTCGTGGAGAAGGAGCAAAAATTATTAATCCCGATGGAAAAAGTTTTTTACAAGCCTTTGATCCTAGGGCGGAACTTGCCCCCCGGGATATTGTAAGCCGGGCCATTTTCATGGAAATGAAAGCTCATCATTATCCTTATGTCTTCCTCGATATAAGGGGACGGCAAAGAAAATGGCTTGAAGAAAGATTTCCCTACATTTTTTCCTTTTGTTTAAGCCAGGGAATAGATATGTCAAAAGATCTTGTGCCTGTCGCTCCCGCCGCTCATTATCAATGTGGCGGAGTGGCGACCGATGCTTGGGGCAGAACTTCTATTCCAGGGCTATGGGCTGCTGGAGAGGTTGCTTGTACAGGTTTTCATGGAGCCAATAGGCTGGCGAGTAATTCCTTATTAGAAGCCGTTATTGTTGCGGGAAGGGCGGCTAGGCTTTCAGCTGAGGAAAAACGGAGTTATTCTTCCAGGGATCTTTTCAATATAAAAGAAAAGGATTTGGTGTTAGAACGGGATTGCAAAAGAGACGCTGAAATTAAAAAAGCAATAGCTAAAATAAGGGAGGTTATGTGGGAGAATGTAGGCATAGTGCGGTGTGTTCCCGGTCTTAAGAAAGCGCAAAAAGAAATTGAATTTCTAATCGACTTTTTAAAGAGCCAAAAAAAAGAAGAAGCGATGTCGCTGCTCCAACTTGAAGCACAAAATATAGCCTTGACGGCTTCAATAGTTGTTGAAAGTGCTTTACGCAGAAAAGAAAGCAGGGGGGCCCATTGGGTAAGCGACTACCCGCAGAAGCAGGATGTTCCCAAGGACACCCTTATTTCTTTTGCTTCTTCTTCAGTATGA
- a CDS encoding winged helix-turn-helix transcriptional regulator translates to MDGKVKRKVVIPTRNAEAARLVEKVFKCKWTVSVLELIGQGIYRPGQMKKNIPGITTKVLSDLLKKLCQWGIIERIIYPVVPPKVEYQMTLFGKKFMKVLKSVEELQQEIDFNQARGVVVEEEDSFCTFHNGAK, encoded by the coding sequence ATGGATGGGAAGGTTAAGCGGAAGGTCGTAATCCCTACAAGGAATGCCGAAGCGGCGCGATTGGTCGAAAAAGTTTTCAAATGCAAGTGGACGGTATCCGTATTGGAATTGATTGGCCAAGGAATCTATAGGCCTGGTCAAATGAAAAAAAACATTCCTGGTATTACTACCAAGGTTCTCAGTGATCTTTTAAAAAAGCTCTGCCAGTGGGGCATTATTGAAAGAATTATTTATCCTGTAGTTCCTCCAAAAGTAGAATACCAAATGACGTTGTTCGGGAAAAAATTTATGAAAGTTTTAAAAAGCGTGGAGGAACTTCAGCAAGAAATAGATTTTAACCAAGCCCGAGGTGTTGTTGTTGAGGAAGAGGATTCATTCTGCACTTTTCATAACGGGGCTAAATGA
- a CDS encoding multicopper oxidase domain-containing protein produces the protein MKIKMRVLMVIPMLWIGISSVGTAKTVTIEFHGKEAELVIDNKGTKYLAWTFNGQVPGPLVRVTEGDVVDFTLVNEITNKKSHAMDFHAAQLDAAKDFGQIRPGETKHYTFKANYPGVFFYHCGADPMVQHIARGMFGVIIVDPKDSKAMPKADREYVLVQSEIYSNPDDEKSLMEGKWEFAAFNFCKFKYDPVHDERATTWLQAKPGERVRIYFVNAGPNEFASFHPIAGIWDRVYVGGNPKNVLYGLQSFTVGPGDGAIFDLISPVEGANAIVTHSMKQALSGAIAIIMFTKDADPKMGHGEQILVR, from the coding sequence ATGAAAATAAAAATGAGAGTGTTGATGGTCATACCCATGCTCTGGATAGGTATCAGCTCGGTTGGAACAGCTAAAACCGTTACAATCGAGTTTCATGGCAAAGAAGCCGAGTTAGTCATCGACAACAAGGGGACAAAATACCTGGCATGGACATTTAACGGCCAAGTTCCAGGTCCCCTGGTAAGGGTGACAGAAGGAGATGTTGTCGATTTTACCCTTGTCAATGAAATAACCAATAAAAAGTCTCATGCCATGGACTTTCATGCAGCCCAGCTCGACGCAGCCAAGGACTTTGGCCAAATAAGACCCGGGGAGACCAAGCATTACACCTTTAAAGCCAATTACCCGGGGGTCTTCTTTTATCATTGTGGAGCCGATCCGATGGTCCAACACATAGCAAGGGGAATGTTTGGAGTGATCATTGTAGATCCAAAGGACTCCAAGGCGATGCCTAAAGCGGATAGAGAATACGTCCTTGTGCAATCAGAAATCTATTCCAACCCCGATGACGAAAAAAGCTTGATGGAGGGTAAATGGGAATTCGCTGCTTTCAATTTTTGCAAGTTTAAATACGATCCTGTTCACGATGAGAGGGCGACGACATGGCTCCAGGCAAAGCCGGGTGAAAGAGTGCGCATTTATTTTGTCAATGCCGGTCCCAATGAATTTGCCTCCTTTCATCCCATAGCGGGCATTTGGGATCGGGTCTATGTAGGAGGCAATCCTAAAAATGTTTTGTATGGCCTACAATCTTTTACTGTGGGGCCCGGGGATGGGGCTATTTTTGATTTGATTTCACCGGTTGAAGGAGCCAATGCGATCGTTACCCACTCCATGAAACAAGCATTATCCGGAGCTATCGCTATAATCATGTTCACTAAAGATGCGGATCCCAAGATGGGTCATGGAGAACAAATTTTGGTCAGGTAA
- a CDS encoding c-type cytochrome, with translation MTKKSCSFSCLAWIRPLYSGPILFACLLALFLPLWAQAEEQKWAKIEKIYNTYCVQCHGLQRNGTGINAKFMTVQPRDHTDPKEMGKIPDDEIIKAITNGGISVQKSILMPAWGKVLTQEEILELKDYLRHICNCGMEAKNKS, from the coding sequence ATGACAAAGAAATCCTGCAGTTTTTCTTGCTTGGCTTGGATACGACCGCTTTATAGCGGTCCAATCCTCTTTGCATGCCTTTTAGCCCTATTCCTCCCTCTTTGGGCACAGGCAGAAGAACAAAAATGGGCAAAAATTGAGAAGATCTACAATACCTATTGCGTGCAATGCCATGGATTGCAAAGAAACGGCACCGGCATTAATGCCAAATTCATGACCGTTCAACCCCGAGATCATACCGATCCTAAAGAAATGGGAAAAATTCCAGACGATGAAATAATAAAAGCCATTACCAATGGAGGCATTTCCGTCCAAAAATCGATACTGATGCCCGCATGGGGAAAAGTGCTCACTCAAGAGGAAATTTTGGAATTAAAAGACTATCTTCGCCACATCTGCAATTGTGGGATGGAAGCTAAGAACAAATCATAA
- a CDS encoding c-type cytochrome, producing the protein MKLFYLFILSLLLCLDKLFADEGMEILQRQCASCHALTRPADSSLERLWNRKGPDLYYAGLKFQKDWLIKWLEQPTVIRPAGEFYFKHIKATPKGDEIDPATLSPHPKLSAKEAEAVANTLMSLKPEGLVTAGQFKNEPINPTIGAMFFGKLRGCSSCHATKEGGGGLSGPQLYNAGDRLQADFVYSFIQDPQKFEPHIWMPKLDLAEADLQRLTSYLMSLRESSQKKEGK; encoded by the coding sequence ATGAAACTCTTTTACTTATTTATCTTGTCGCTTTTGCTTTGCCTTGACAAGCTTTTTGCAGACGAGGGCATGGAAATTCTCCAAAGGCAATGCGCAAGCTGCCATGCATTAACTCGACCTGCCGACAGCTCTTTAGAAAGGCTATGGAATAGAAAAGGACCTGATCTCTATTATGCGGGGCTCAAATTCCAAAAAGATTGGCTCATCAAGTGGCTTGAGCAACCAACCGTTATCCGTCCTGCTGGGGAATTTTATTTCAAACATATTAAAGCCACTCCTAAAGGCGATGAAATCGATCCTGCTACACTTAGTCCCCATCCAAAGCTCTCCGCAAAAGAAGCGGAAGCTGTAGCGAACACTTTAATGAGCCTTAAACCCGAGGGACTAGTGACTGCAGGTCAGTTTAAAAATGAACCCATTAATCCAACTATAGGAGCCATGTTCTTTGGAAAATTACGGGGCTGTTCGTCCTGCCACGCTACAAAAGAAGGAGGAGGAGGGCTGTCAGGACCCCAATTGTATAATGCAGGGGACAGACTGCAAGCAGACTTTGTTTATTCCTTCATACAAGATCCCCAAAAATTCGAACCCCACATATGGATGCCCAAGCTGGATTTAGCAGAAGCGGATCTTCAGCGGCTTACTTCTTATCTAATGAGCCTGCGGGAATCTTCACAAAAAAAGGAGGGAAAATGA
- a CDS encoding multicopper oxidase domain-containing protein, giving the protein MNLKLRLNRFFKTSSAFLLTLWFLFLFRNSLLCESRNFELTIEDTIITLVKDQKFHTFAFNGQVPGPLIHVKYGDDVTVKVTNLTTLPHTIHWHGILQTGTWQMDGVPNTTQPEIKPGDTFTYHFKAVPAGTYWYHCHVNVNEHVSMRGMWGPLIVDPPKAHPLEKKVTKDYILMLSSWPSQWARKPGYGGIPGDIEDYFTINGRSYPETQPIRVKKGDFIRLRIFATSDTVHSLHIHGHVFLIGCKDGHFLPNPIEADTLLISPGERYDLFMLADNPGRWMVHDHVDVHTTNGGNPMGGIMTVIEYEEVEKNDSWYDWKDKKYAPDFFYEESIKKPYGLFINPLFKGEPAPQ; this is encoded by the coding sequence ATGAATTTGAAGCTAAGGTTAAATCGGTTTTTTAAAACTTCTTCGGCTTTTCTCCTTACTCTTTGGTTCCTTTTTTTATTCAGAAATTCTCTCCTTTGCGAATCCCGAAATTTTGAACTGACCATAGAAGATACAATCATCACGCTCGTTAAAGATCAAAAATTCCATACTTTTGCTTTTAACGGCCAGGTCCCCGGTCCTCTTATTCATGTTAAATATGGCGATGATGTAACGGTTAAAGTCACCAATCTCACAACCCTTCCCCATACTATCCATTGGCATGGGATTCTTCAAACAGGAACCTGGCAAATGGACGGGGTACCCAATACGACCCAGCCTGAGATAAAGCCCGGTGATACTTTTACCTATCATTTTAAAGCCGTCCCTGCGGGAACATACTGGTATCACTGTCATGTCAATGTCAACGAGCATGTATCGATGAGGGGCATGTGGGGACCTTTAATCGTTGATCCTCCTAAAGCCCATCCCTTAGAAAAAAAGGTAACTAAAGATTACATCCTCATGCTCAGCAGTTGGCCCTCACAGTGGGCAAGAAAACCCGGATACGGAGGGATTCCTGGAGACATAGAAGATTATTTTACAATTAACGGTAGAAGTTATCCGGAAACCCAACCCATTCGCGTCAAAAAAGGGGATTTCATACGCTTGAGGATTTTTGCCACAAGCGACACGGTTCATTCCCTTCACATTCATGGGCATGTGTTCTTGATTGGATGCAAAGATGGTCATTTCTTACCCAATCCCATAGAAGCGGATACTCTACTGATTTCTCCTGGAGAAAGATACGATCTCTTTATGCTTGCCGACAATCCCGGTCGATGGATGGTTCATGATCACGTGGACGTTCATACGACCAATGGGGGAAATCCCATGGGAGGAATAATGACGGTTATAGAGTATGAGGAAGTTGAAAAAAACGATTCCTGGTATGACTGGAAAGATAAAAAATATGCCCCCGATTTTTTTTATGAAGAATCGATCAAAAAGCCTTACGGCCTCTTTATAAATCCCCTGTTCAAAGGTGAACCTGCTCCCCAATAA
- a CDS encoding ArnT family glycosyltransferase, which produces MLVSLNITLSLMDSINSPFKKKFPQKPQNFDKTKNLLRLTNTKFSPFFPLLFVFLFSFVLLSAGSFSLPLIDRDEPRFAQAAREMMERKNFVVPFFNGEFRLDKPPLIYWLMVLSYKLLGINEFSARLPSILSCSILAVILYCIAYRYSPSVRLIVPISFCFSLQTLLHGRLATADMAMTLFVTTAQWAFLNLLNQKSWFWFSIFWISLALGFLAKGPISWLIPLFTFILFRFVFWRKQKAIPSLHLIPGLLLCLSIISLWALPALIETKGLFWKIGIGEHVIRRGMEAFDNRPFIPFYYFISPFLSLFPSSAFFGLFIETLRKKWSMENAFFLSWFLAPIIIFSFYATELPHYIMPGFPAYFLVTGQGINEAKKTKFSLLFALLLLVVFFLFSLFLVSLYPFYGIILNHPLKNVLLSIGLVILLLCLFGGAMMLYGHNLSSRTAPFLMMATNYIALIYVLNFLAKDLRCLSLTVKIAPLFKNMPLASQNCAWGYTEPSLVFYSNRLWTWDPPLAPVLPPYFSLRLETETSLFKTLPWPLDEKNHPRSTYKNDSALGTPLPVQASQGEGRIEGLNLGRMSWVKIDFSYHY; this is translated from the coding sequence ATGCTTGTTTCTTTAAACATAACTCTTTCTCTGATGGATTCAATCAACAGTCCCTTTAAAAAAAAATTTCCTCAAAAACCACAAAATTTTGACAAGACCAAGAACCTTCTCCGTCTAACCAACACGAAGTTCAGCCCTTTTTTCCCTCTTCTTTTCGTTTTTCTCTTCTCCTTTGTTCTCCTCTCAGCAGGTTCTTTTTCTCTTCCCCTCATAGATCGTGACGAACCCCGGTTTGCACAGGCTGCAAGGGAAATGATGGAACGGAAAAACTTTGTTGTACCCTTTTTCAACGGTGAATTTAGGCTGGACAAACCCCCTCTTATATATTGGCTCATGGTTTTAAGTTATAAATTATTGGGAATAAATGAATTCTCTGCAAGGCTTCCTTCTATCCTCTCTTGCTCAATCCTTGCCGTTATTCTTTACTGCATTGCCTATCGTTATTCTCCTTCCGTGCGTTTAATTGTCCCCATAAGCTTCTGCTTTTCGCTTCAAACCCTTCTCCATGGAAGATTGGCAACAGCCGATATGGCTATGACTCTTTTCGTTACAACTGCCCAATGGGCTTTTTTGAACCTCCTTAATCAAAAATCGTGGTTCTGGTTCTCGATTTTCTGGATTTCCTTGGCCCTGGGTTTTCTTGCTAAAGGACCTATAAGTTGGCTCATTCCCCTTTTTACGTTTATTCTTTTCCGATTTGTTTTTTGGAGAAAACAAAAGGCTATTCCTTCTCTCCATCTTATTCCCGGGCTTTTATTATGCCTATCTATCATAAGCTTGTGGGCGCTACCCGCATTGATCGAAACAAAAGGGCTTTTTTGGAAAATAGGGATTGGTGAACACGTCATCCGAAGGGGAATGGAAGCCTTCGACAACAGGCCGTTTATTCCTTTCTATTATTTCATCTCTCCTTTTTTAAGTCTTTTCCCTTCTTCAGCATTCTTCGGCCTTTTCATTGAAACCTTGAGGAAAAAATGGTCTATGGAGAACGCCTTTTTCCTTTCCTGGTTTCTTGCTCCCATAATCATTTTCTCTTTCTATGCTACAGAATTACCCCATTATATCATGCCCGGCTTTCCTGCTTATTTCCTTGTGACCGGCCAAGGAATAAACGAGGCAAAAAAAACGAAATTTTCCCTTCTCTTTGCCCTTTTGCTTCTTGTCGTATTTTTTCTCTTTTCCCTGTTCCTTGTTTCCCTTTACCCCTTTTACGGGATCATCCTAAACCATCCCCTCAAGAACGTTCTTCTTTCCATAGGTCTCGTTATCCTTCTTTTATGCCTTTTTGGAGGGGCTATGATGCTCTACGGCCATAACCTCTCTTCAAGAACTGCTCCCTTTCTCATGATGGCTACGAACTACATCGCTTTAATCTATGTATTGAATTTCCTAGCCAAAGATCTCCGCTGTCTTTCCTTGACCGTCAAAATAGCCCCTCTTTTCAAAAATATGCCCCTTGCTTCCCAAAACTGTGCTTGGGGCTATACAGAACCGAGCCTTGTCTTTTATTCGAACAGGTTATGGACATGGGATCCCCCCCTAGCCCCGGTTCTCCCTCCCTATTTTTCTCTCCGGTTAGAAACAGAAACTTCTCTTTTCAAAACCTTGCCCTGGCCTCTTGATGAGAAAAACCATCCCCGGTCAACTTATAAAAATGATTCGGCCTTGGGGACTCCTCTTCCAGTTCAAGCAAGCCAAGGAGAAGGACGCATAGAAGGACTTAACCTGGGGAGAATGTCCTGGGTAAAAATTGATTTCTCCTACCACTACTAA